The following proteins are co-located in the Phyllostomus discolor isolate MPI-MPIP mPhyDis1 chromosome 1, mPhyDis1.pri.v3, whole genome shotgun sequence genome:
- the RPL4 gene encoding 60S ribosomal protein L4 produces MACARPLISVYSEKGESSGKNVTLPAVFKAPIRPDIVNFVHTNLRKNNRQPYAVSELAGHQTSAESWGTGRAVARIPRVRGGGTHRSGQGAFGNMCRGGRMFAPTKTWRRWHRRVNTTQKRYAICSALAASALPALVMSKGHRIEEVPELPLVVEDKVESYKKTKEAVLLLKKLKAWNDIKKVYASQRMRAGKGKMRNRRRIQRRGPCIIYNEDNGINKAFRNIPGITLLNVSKLNVLKLAPGGHVGRFCIWTESAFRKLDDLYGTWRKAASLKSNYNLPMHKMLNTDLSRILKSPEIQRALRAPRKKIHRRVLKKNPLKNLRIMLKLNPYAKTMRRNTILRQARNHKLRVDRAAAALKAKSDEKGVPGKKPVVGKKGKKVVGVKKQKKPVVGKKAAATKKPAAEKKPAEKKPTTEEKKPVA; encoded by the exons ATG gCGTGTGCTCGTCCACTGATATCAGTGTACTCCGAAAAGGGGGAATCGTCTGGCAAAAATGTCACTTTGCCTGCTGTGTTCAAGGCTCCCATTCGACCAGATATTGTGAACTTTGTTCACACCAACTTGCGCAAAAACAATAGACAGCCCTATGCTGTCAGTGAATTGGCAG GACATCAAACCAGTGCTGAGTCTTGGGGTACTGGTAGAGCTGTGGCTCGAATTCCCAGAGTTCGAGGTGGTGGAACTCATCGTTCTGGCCAGGGTGCTTTTGGAAAt ATGTGTCGTGGGGGCCGCATGTTTGCACCAACCAAAACCTGGCGCCGTTGGCACCGCAGAGTGAACACGACACAGAAACGATACGCCATCTGCTCTGCCCTAGCTGCCTCGGCCTTACCAGCACTGGTCATGTCTAAAG GTCATCGTATTGAGGAAGTTCCTGAACTTCCTTTGGTGGTTGAAGATAAAGTTGAAAGCTACAAGAAAACCAAAGAGGCTGTTTTGCTTCTTAAGAAGCTTAAGGCTTGGAATGATATCAAAAAG GTCTATGCCTCTCAGAGAATGAGAGCTGGCAAGGGTAAAATGAGAAACCGTCGTCGTATCCAGCGCAGGGGACCCTGCATCATTTATAATGAGGACAATGGTATCAACAAAGCCTTCAGAAACATTCCTG GAATTACTCTGCTTAATGTAAGCAAACTGAACGTTTTGAAACTTGCTCCTGGTGGGCATGTGGGCCGTTTCTGCATTTGGACTGAAAGTGCTTTCCGCAAGTTAGATGATCTGTATGGCACTTGGCGTAAAGCAGCCTCCCTCAAGAGTAACTACAA CCTTCCCATGCACAAGATGCTCAATACAGATCTTAGCAGAATCCTAAAAAGTCCAGAGATCCAAAGAGCCCTCCGAGCACCACG CAAGAAGATTCATCGCAGAGTCCTGAAGAAGAATCCACTGAAAAACCTGAGAATCATGTTGAAGTTAAATCCATATGCAAAGACCATGCGCCGGAACACTATTCTTCGCCAGGCCAGGAAT CACAAGCTCCGGGTGGatagagcagcagcagcactaaaAGCCAAATCAGATGAGAAGGGGGTTCCAGGCAAGAAGCCTGTggtaggaaagaaaggaaagaaggttgTTGGTGTTAAGAAGCAGAAGAAGCCTGTGGTGGGAAAAAAGGCTGCAGCTACCAAGAAACCAGCAGCTGAGAAGAAGCCTGCAGAAAAGAAACCTACCACAGAAGAAAAGAAGCCTGTGGCATAA